Proteins found in one Aneurinibacillus uraniidurans genomic segment:
- a CDS encoding response regulator transcription factor, which translates to MLAMPDISMKKILLIDDEEDILQLLETVLKKEGFSLIYKASTGQQGIELCRVEQPDHIVLDIMLPDMDGFEVCRRLREMTIAPIFFLSAKNEDTDKILGIGIGGDDYMTKPFSPKEVAYKMKAYFRRHQHFQQQEVSYTFGDIEVDEKCGEVRKAGKRVVLTAKEYQLLSFLARHPNQIFSKSRLYEAVWEEEYLGYDNTIMVHIRHLREKLEDNPSEPVYIVTVRGLGYKLRSGRAGE; encoded by the coding sequence AATTGTTAGAAACAGTGTTAAAAAAAGAAGGATTCTCTTTGATTTATAAAGCATCTACCGGTCAACAAGGGATTGAATTGTGTCGAGTGGAACAACCGGATCACATTGTGCTTGATATTATGCTGCCGGATATGGATGGGTTTGAAGTGTGTCGCCGTTTACGTGAAATGACGATTGCACCGATTTTTTTTCTGTCTGCGAAAAATGAAGATACAGATAAAATATTGGGGATAGGGATCGGTGGGGATGATTATATGACGAAGCCGTTCAGTCCGAAAGAAGTAGCGTATAAAATGAAAGCATACTTTCGTAGACATCAGCATTTTCAGCAGCAAGAAGTGTCGTATACCTTTGGGGATATTGAAGTGGATGAGAAGTGCGGTGAAGTTCGGAAAGCAGGTAAACGGGTCGTGCTGACCGCGAAAGAATATCAACTGCTGAGCTTTCTTGCTCGTCATCCAAATCAGATTTTTAGCAAAAGCAGGTTATACGAAGCCGTATGGGAAGAAGAATATTTAGGATATGACAATACGATTATGGTTCATATCCGGCATTTACGTGAGAAATTGGAGGATAATCCATCTGAACCGGTTTATATTGTAACGGTGCGCGGACTTGGGTATAAATTACGAAGCGGGAGAGCGGGTGAATGA
- a CDS encoding sigma-70 family RNA polymerase sigma factor → MRETNEEEVNVLIHQSLTGDKTAFSQLYDRTIRDVMGTVRFLLEDRTVMEDVVQEIYIEVYRSLAKFDSTRSFRSWVTGIAVRQVHNYRRKTWRLFRLLEKKQRYTSVEVEPDVANAIADKLEHQQWIEQIQELPYKYKQVIVLRYLHEYSQDEIAHILGIPVGTVKSRIHSALQKLRKKQTNATHFFGEAGERHGV, encoded by the coding sequence GTGAGAGAGACAAACGAAGAAGAAGTTAATGTACTGATTCATCAGTCGCTTACGGGAGACAAAACTGCGTTTAGTCAGCTTTATGACCGAACCATCCGTGATGTAATGGGAACCGTTCGCTTCTTATTAGAGGATCGCACTGTGATGGAAGATGTTGTGCAGGAAATCTATATTGAAGTGTATCGATCGCTGGCGAAATTTGATTCCACGCGTTCTTTTCGTTCATGGGTAACTGGAATTGCGGTGCGGCAGGTTCATAATTATCGGCGTAAAACATGGCGGTTATTTCGCTTACTGGAGAAAAAGCAGCGATATACATCAGTGGAAGTGGAGCCGGATGTGGCGAATGCTATAGCAGATAAGCTAGAACACCAGCAGTGGATCGAGCAGATTCAAGAGTTACCTTATAAGTATAAGCAGGTCATTGTCCTTCGCTATCTTCATGAGTATTCGCAGGATGAAATTGCCCACATTCTAGGCATCCCTGTCGGTACGGTTAAATCGAGAATTCATTCTGCACTACAAAAACTAAGAAAAAAACAAACGAATGCTACACATTTCTTCGGAGAGGCAGGGGAGCGCCATGGAGTTTGA
- a CDS encoding HAMP domain-containing sensor histidine kinase, protein MKWKMISLFLVPLALMTVAFTFINLAAAFYFLSADGDPKLVSEKSVREFQRYIAFANGKPMVVPQGQTLLKKEKAWIQILDPYGTEVYSLNKPASVPVHYTPGEIVHYHRYDGSIEGTSIYVSWVKQNGVKWSYVIGFSYEKIAKYTVYFSPAKISGFWKEGILAVLGLTLLMVLTIGYFSSRKLTRPLVTIIQGIQVLARGQYEVRYQPKGLYRDVYQSLNQLSDALQENERQRARLEKMREEWVTNLSHDIKTPLASIKGYSEVLANPDYEITPDERQKYVDIILGKTQYMEKLLDDLRLTYQLKNNVLPLQKKEGNIVDVVREVVIDVLNTPRYAEREIEFMTDTEYVGFTFDPRFLTRAFTNLIYNAVIHNSPDTRIVIRITEQKEKIGIEVEDNGKGMTAEDVESLFTRYYRGTSTNEQHQGSGLGMAIAKQIIEAHQGKIDVMSQVGKGTNIYVSFLKITDSTKNTKA, encoded by the coding sequence ATGAAATGGAAAATGATTAGCCTGTTTCTTGTGCCCCTCGCGCTGATGACGGTCGCATTTACATTTATTAATTTGGCGGCCGCTTTTTATTTTTTATCAGCAGACGGCGATCCGAAGCTTGTGTCTGAAAAATCTGTGCGCGAGTTTCAACGCTATATTGCATTTGCTAATGGAAAGCCGATGGTGGTACCGCAAGGACAAACACTGTTGAAGAAGGAAAAAGCCTGGATTCAGATCCTCGATCCTTATGGAACGGAAGTATACAGTCTGAACAAGCCTGCTTCTGTGCCTGTTCATTATACACCGGGAGAAATTGTACATTATCACAGATATGATGGCTCTATTGAGGGGACGAGTATATACGTAAGCTGGGTGAAACAAAATGGAGTGAAGTGGAGCTATGTGATTGGTTTTTCTTATGAGAAAATTGCCAAATATACCGTATACTTCAGTCCGGCTAAAATTTCTGGTTTTTGGAAAGAAGGCATTCTTGCTGTTTTAGGGCTTACGCTGCTGATGGTACTGACGATTGGCTATTTTTCTAGTCGAAAACTAACGCGTCCACTCGTTACCATCATTCAGGGGATTCAGGTGCTCGCACGCGGACAGTATGAAGTAAGGTATCAGCCCAAAGGGTTATATCGCGATGTCTATCAAAGCTTAAATCAGCTATCGGATGCGCTTCAGGAGAATGAACGGCAGCGTGCAAGACTAGAGAAGATGCGAGAAGAATGGGTGACAAATCTTTCACATGATATTAAGACACCGCTTGCTTCGATCAAAGGGTACAGCGAAGTACTAGCTAATCCAGATTATGAGATCACGCCTGACGAACGACAAAAATACGTGGATATCATTCTCGGAAAAACACAGTACATGGAAAAGCTGCTTGATGATTTACGTCTTACATACCAATTAAAAAATAATGTGCTTCCACTTCAGAAAAAAGAAGGAAATATCGTTGATGTCGTACGCGAAGTCGTCATTGATGTATTAAACACCCCCCGGTATGCGGAGCGGGAAATTGAATTTATGACGGATACCGAATATGTCGGGTTTACATTTGATCCGCGTTTTTTGACGAGGGCATTTACGAATCTGATCTATAATGCAGTGATTCATAATTCACCGGACACACGTATTGTGATTCGTATCACCGAGCAGAAGGAAAAGATAGGCATAGAAGTTGAAGATAACGGAAAAGGCATGACGGCCGAGGATGTAGAGAGTTTGTTTACCCGTTATTACCGAGGGACAAGTACGAATGAGCAGCATCAGGGATCAGGACTTGGGATGGCAATCGCCAAACAGATTATCGAAGCACATCAGGGGAAAATTGACGTGATGAGTCAGGTGGGAAAAGGAACGAATATATATGTCTCATTTTTAAAGATAACCGATAGTACGAAAAATACAAAAGCCTGA